In bacterium YEK0313, one genomic interval encodes:
- the nlhH_3 gene encoding Carboxylesterase NlhH, with protein sequence MTVTTTDHIIETGTPERVRARVYRNDAALRAAPLVLHLHGGAFVNGSLEEGAPIAGLLAEAGAVVVSIEYPLAPLKTFPGPLQSAYQSLAHVYKNRTVFAGKASPLYVAGEEAGGNLAAALALMARDQQTPPLAGQILLSPMVDACLATRSIREAEAGPVGCRWADGWHSYLGSADKASHPYAAPGGATRLGDVPPALVLTAEDDPMRDESLRYADQLEHCGVAVTREVLAGPTGWPCILCGCGNLSAPWVEETRRQFASFFAETAGRRMATPSLQPVRA encoded by the coding sequence ATGACCGTCACGACAACCGACCACATCATCGAGACCGGCACGCCGGAACGGGTGCGGGCGCGCGTCTATCGCAACGATGCCGCCCTGCGCGCAGCGCCCCTGGTGCTGCACCTGCACGGTGGCGCCTTCGTCAACGGCTCGCTGGAGGAAGGGGCCCCGATCGCCGGGCTGCTCGCCGAGGCAGGCGCGGTTGTGGTCTCGATCGAATATCCGCTCGCTCCGCTGAAGACCTTCCCAGGACCGCTGCAGAGCGCGTACCAGTCGCTCGCCCATGTCTACAAGAACCGCACCGTCTTCGCCGGCAAGGCCTCACCGCTCTATGTGGCGGGCGAAGAGGCTGGCGGCAATCTGGCGGCTGCGCTGGCCCTGATGGCGCGCGACCAGCAGACCCCGCCGCTCGCCGGCCAGATCCTGCTCTCGCCCATGGTCGATGCGTGCCTTGCCACCCGCTCGATCCGCGAGGCCGAGGCAGGTCCGGTCGGGTGCCGCTGGGCCGATGGCTGGCACAGCTATCTCGGCTCGGCGGACAAGGCCTCGCACCCCTATGCGGCCCCGGGCGGCGCCACCCGCCTCGGCGACGTGCCTCCCGCCCTGGTCCTGACCGCCGAGGACGATCCGATGCGCGACGAAAGCCTGCGCTACGCGGATCAGCTCGAACATTGCGGCGTCGCGGTCACCCGCGAGGTCCTCGCCGGCCCCACCGGCTGGCCCTGTATCCTGTGCGGCTGCGGCAATCTCAGCGCGCCCTGGGTCGAGGAGACTCGCCGCCAGTTCGCGTCCTTCTTCGCCGAAACCGCCGGCCGGCGGATGGCAACCCCTTCCCTCCAGCCCGTCCGGGCCTGA
- the bepF gene encoding Efflux pump periplasmic linker BepF: protein MNLCLLHAPFCIPEHIPVTADPSHQNPSALPAATVAADAAPTEHQPRRAGLAGKIVAGLLVATALAAGVAVFGGPGEKARADNPAAAAPPALPVSVATVEPRDAIAWDEFSGRLEAIERVDVRSRVAGSVQSVHFREGALVKQGDLLVTIDPAPYAAEVERAEAQVAAAEARVALARTELARGRQLVDSRVVSVRDLDQRTNAFREGEANLRAAQAALQSARLNLGYTEVRAPVAGRVGRLEVTVGNLVPAGPGAPVLTTLVSVNPIYASFNADEQAVARALNSLGAGSNVTAELGRIPVEMLTATRGSERVRGTLQLVDNQVDARTGTVRMRAVFDNPDGTLMPGQFARLRMGQARAEPALLITDRAVGTDQDKKFVMVVGDDGKATYRAVVLGAANDGLRVVTSGLQPGERIIVNGLQRVRPGDRVVAQPVPMDLRNTAEARVTAAAPQN from the coding sequence ATGAACCTTTGTCTCCTGCACGCCCCCTTTTGCATTCCGGAGCACATTCCCGTGACCGCCGATCCGTCCCATCAGAACCCATCCGCTCTGCCCGCCGCCACGGTTGCCGCCGATGCGGCGCCCACCGAACACCAGCCGCGTCGCGCAGGCCTTGCCGGCAAGATCGTCGCCGGCCTCCTCGTCGCGACCGCGCTCGCCGCCGGCGTTGCCGTCTTCGGCGGACCCGGCGAGAAGGCGCGCGCCGACAATCCCGCCGCCGCCGCGCCGCCGGCCCTGCCCGTATCGGTCGCGACCGTCGAGCCGCGCGATGCCATCGCCTGGGACGAATTCTCCGGCCGCCTCGAAGCCATCGAACGGGTCGACGTCCGCTCCCGCGTCGCCGGCTCGGTCCAGTCGGTGCACTTCCGCGAAGGCGCGCTCGTCAAGCAGGGCGATCTTCTCGTGACCATCGATCCGGCGCCCTATGCGGCCGAGGTCGAAAGGGCCGAGGCGCAGGTCGCTGCCGCCGAGGCGCGCGTCGCACTGGCCCGCACCGAGCTCGCGCGCGGCCGGCAGCTGGTCGATTCGCGCGTCGTTTCCGTCCGCGATCTCGACCAGCGCACCAACGCCTTCCGCGAAGGCGAGGCCAATCTGCGTGCGGCCCAGGCGGCGCTGCAGTCGGCCCGCCTCAATCTCGGCTATACGGAAGTGCGCGCGCCCGTCGCCGGGCGCGTCGGCCGGCTCGAAGTGACCGTCGGCAATCTCGTACCGGCAGGCCCCGGCGCGCCGGTGCTGACCACCCTCGTATCGGTCAATCCGATCTATGCCAGCTTCAACGCCGACGAGCAGGCGGTGGCCCGCGCGCTCAATTCGCTTGGCGCCGGCAGCAATGTCACCGCCGAGCTCGGCCGGATCCCGGTGGAGATGCTGACCGCAACGCGCGGCAGCGAGCGGGTGCGCGGCACGCTGCAGCTCGTCGACAACCAGGTCGACGCGCGCACCGGCACGGTGCGCATGCGCGCCGTCTTCGACAATCCCGACGGCACGCTGATGCCGGGCCAGTTCGCCCGGCTGCGCATGGGCCAGGCCCGCGCCGAGCCAGCCTTGCTGATCACCGACCGGGCCGTCGGCACCGACCAGGACAAGAAGTTCGTCATGGTGGTCGGCGACGACGGCAAGGCAACCTATCGCGCGGTGGTGCTGGGTGCGGCCAATGACGGGCTGAGGGTGGTCACGAGCGGCCTGCAGCCCGGCGAACGCATCATCGTCAACGGCCTGCAGCGCGTGCGCCCCGGTGACCGCGTAGTGGCCCAGCCCGTGCCGATGGACCTGCGCAACACCGCCGAGGCCCGCGTGACGGCGGCCGCACCCCAGAATTGA